The Virgibacillus sp. MSP4-1 genome has a segment encoding these proteins:
- a CDS encoding FapA family protein yields the protein MQKIISKGKTIDDAVRTGLHTLNVKKQDVHIEIIQPETNGFFGIGKKNAVVKLTYQNKSAEIKQMDQIAGWMNTLHGSSEKTQDGMEIPGEHSTIQKEKTYKGKAWVKNGQLQVNNSPFHFPTVKIGKGIEISRNGSNVKDHHAILSELDDIQVIFEESSETKTEWRITVSSNNLRVMLEVKPGYRIKRHLKDHDPAEHIELTLEEIKMVENHLSVQDILMRLEELNIHYGWKQDVIMKAVNTTKQGTFEIAAGRDAVAGMDGWLELTVDTDTKNSLTEDENGDIDFRDSTLIPTVKEGDVIGMIHPPLPGRTGISVTNEPVQPKPVKPVQVKTGKGIIEVDQRLVATEAGRPFVEKRGNFVKAYVAPKLVHRANVDLSSGNIHFNGDVEVVGQVEDHMLVEAGGDIYIHENVHNANVTTTNSIVLFGTATGSNLSAGKNNMIIAELGHILGKLNPQMNKMIRAIQQLKNIPAFRTYDTESSGIQPLIHLLLENRFKNFSSLIHKYRTVVQNGGEYLDHQEWKTISRSLHQIFLSLSNKVIGMEQLWTLSKKMKELHEFTQTPVEPDAYITLSDASNSSLYCSGNINLLGKGCVNTKIHAGGKLFVTGAVRGGHVYGGLGAKLNETGSESGTKTIISVPFDQRIQIKDAKVGTVLKIGTFTHVLQEDSKNIDACLYEDEIMFA from the coding sequence ATGCAAAAGATTATTTCTAAAGGGAAGACAATTGATGACGCTGTACGTACAGGATTGCATACATTGAATGTAAAAAAACAGGATGTGCATATTGAAATTATTCAGCCGGAAACAAACGGCTTCTTTGGCATAGGAAAGAAAAACGCCGTCGTGAAGCTGACTTATCAGAATAAATCTGCAGAAATAAAACAAATGGACCAAATAGCTGGATGGATGAATACTCTCCATGGTTCTTCTGAAAAGACTCAGGACGGAATGGAGATACCTGGCGAACATTCAACGATACAAAAAGAAAAGACTTATAAGGGAAAGGCGTGGGTGAAAAACGGTCAGCTTCAGGTGAATAACTCTCCATTTCATTTTCCAACCGTAAAAATAGGAAAAGGCATTGAAATCAGTAGAAACGGTTCCAATGTTAAGGATCATCATGCGATTCTTTCTGAACTTGATGATATACAAGTAATTTTTGAAGAGTCGAGTGAAACCAAAACTGAATGGAGGATAACGGTTAGCTCCAACAACCTTAGAGTTATGCTGGAGGTGAAACCGGGATACCGTATTAAACGGCATCTTAAAGATCATGACCCGGCAGAACATATTGAGCTTACTTTAGAAGAGATTAAGATGGTCGAGAATCATCTATCGGTTCAGGATATCTTAATGAGATTAGAGGAATTGAATATCCATTATGGATGGAAACAGGATGTGATTATGAAGGCTGTGAACACAACCAAACAGGGAACATTTGAAATTGCAGCAGGGAGAGATGCTGTAGCTGGAATGGATGGATGGTTAGAATTAACCGTAGATACAGATACGAAAAACAGCCTTACAGAAGATGAAAATGGAGACATCGATTTTCGCGACTCCACACTGATTCCGACCGTAAAAGAAGGAGATGTTATTGGGATGATACATCCTCCTTTACCGGGAAGGACTGGAATTAGTGTAACGAATGAACCCGTACAACCGAAGCCGGTTAAGCCTGTTCAAGTTAAAACAGGAAAAGGTATCATTGAAGTCGATCAAAGGCTGGTTGCTACCGAAGCAGGAAGGCCGTTCGTTGAAAAGCGCGGAAATTTTGTCAAAGCCTACGTGGCACCTAAACTGGTTCATCGGGCTAATGTAGATTTATCCTCAGGTAATATTCACTTTAATGGAGATGTAGAAGTGGTCGGTCAAGTCGAGGATCATATGCTTGTTGAAGCAGGTGGGGATATTTATATTCATGAAAATGTCCATAATGCCAACGTAACAACGACCAATTCTATCGTCCTGTTCGGAACGGCCACTGGTTCCAATCTGTCTGCAGGTAAGAATAATATGATTATCGCAGAATTAGGTCATATCCTTGGAAAATTGAATCCACAAATGAATAAAATGATCAGAGCCATTCAGCAGCTCAAAAATATTCCGGCATTCAGGACGTATGATACCGAAAGTTCAGGCATACAGCCTCTGATCCACTTGTTGCTGGAAAACCGTTTCAAGAACTTTTCTTCCCTTATTCATAAATACCGCACCGTTGTTCAGAATGGCGGGGAATACTTGGATCATCAGGAATGGAAGACGATTTCCAGATCTCTTCATCAAATTTTTCTATCCTTATCCAACAAGGTTATTGGAATGGAGCAATTATGGACACTCTCAAAGAAAATGAAGGAACTGCATGAATTTACCCAGACCCCTGTGGAACCTGATGCTTACATTACGTTATCCGATGCGAGCAATAGCAGTCTTTATTGCAGTGGGAATATTAATTTGCTGGGTAAGGGATGTGTGAACACGAAAATTCATGCAGGGGGAAAGCTTTTTGTAACCGGAGCTGTTCGTGGTGGTCACGTATATGGGGGACTTGGTGCAAAGCTGAATGAGACAGGATCTGAAAGTGGTACAAAAACGATAATCTCTGTACCTTTTGATCAACGGATACAGATAAAGGATGCAAAGGTAGGCACCGTATTAAAAATAGGTACATTTACACATGTTTTACAGGAGGATAGTAAAAATATAGATGCCTGCCTGTACGAGGACGAGATTATGTTTGCCTAA
- a CDS encoding bifunctional diguanylate cyclase/phosphodiesterase, producing MITNLKNAKYLDVIFNSISDMVFLVSVGKDQSYRYVTVNQQVMDLLKFPEDYNGKRIEEIMPESSAEKIIGKYKEAIQKQVTISYETPLDFPLDGNKAEVRQGWVESNVTPIFNEEGHCEHVIAITREVTNRKNRERELRRTKEELEKVFNHVADAVFMFDENGDYLAVNPAFTTMFGWTRDDVFYNPEATIIPENQKAELDKLFRRLKQGEVIEAHRSQRKTKDGSVIEVLSSYSPIMEDGTMIGGVAVYKDVAKITELKDQLKESENRYQMIVEHSNDMIRVVNRDGYIQYASPAHQDILGIHPDFFAGKSYLSFIHLEDMAKVQNAFSMIIENKESIKFEYRRLNKDGEYVWVDTHGGPVLSASGEVEQVVFISRDISNQKEKEKELMNMALFDELTGLPNRTFFQHQVEIAMNTTKRKGTVAAILMLDSDNFKVINDKYGHDAGDKVIKEVARRVQNSVRDTDTVSRMGGDEFQVVLPDLEDKEDAIRVSERIRKEMKQPFEVSASGDTITSTVSIGISYYQGEGKSYEKLLKEADNALYQSKESGRNQWAVYHA from the coding sequence ATGATTACAAATCTGAAAAATGCTAAATACTTAGATGTTATTTTTAATAGTATTTCGGATATGGTCTTTTTAGTGTCGGTTGGTAAGGATCAGTCCTACCGTTACGTAACCGTGAACCAGCAGGTCATGGATCTGCTTAAGTTTCCAGAAGATTACAATGGTAAAAGAATAGAGGAAATCATGCCTGAATCATCAGCAGAAAAGATTATAGGGAAATATAAGGAAGCTATACAGAAACAGGTAACCATATCCTACGAAACACCGTTGGACTTTCCGTTAGACGGTAACAAGGCTGAAGTCAGGCAGGGGTGGGTAGAGTCGAATGTTACCCCAATCTTTAACGAGGAAGGGCATTGTGAACACGTCATTGCCATCACCCGGGAGGTGACCAACAGAAAAAATCGGGAAAGAGAACTACGCCGAACGAAGGAAGAACTGGAAAAGGTTTTTAATCATGTAGCAGATGCGGTATTTATGTTTGATGAGAACGGGGATTATCTGGCTGTGAATCCGGCTTTTACAACCATGTTTGGGTGGACAAGAGATGATGTTTTTTATAATCCCGAAGCGACTATTATTCCTGAAAACCAGAAGGCGGAACTGGATAAGCTTTTCCGACGCTTAAAGCAGGGGGAGGTTATTGAGGCCCATCGTTCCCAGAGAAAAACCAAGGACGGCAGTGTCATCGAAGTCCTGTCCTCCTATTCTCCTATCATGGAAGACGGTACGATGATTGGAGGAGTAGCCGTTTATAAAGATGTGGCAAAGATTACTGAATTAAAGGATCAGCTGAAAGAATCGGAAAACCGGTACCAGATGATTGTGGAACATTCCAATGATATGATAAGAGTTGTTAATCGTGACGGCTACATTCAATATGCTTCCCCTGCCCATCAGGATATTTTAGGGATTCACCCTGACTTTTTTGCGGGGAAATCCTATCTATCCTTTATTCACCTTGAGGATATGGCTAAAGTACAAAATGCTTTTTCAATGATTATCGAAAATAAGGAAAGTATTAAGTTTGAATATCGCCGTTTGAATAAGGATGGAGAGTATGTCTGGGTTGATACGCATGGGGGACCTGTTCTCAGTGCCTCTGGAGAAGTTGAACAGGTTGTGTTTATTTCAAGAGATATATCCAATCAGAAGGAGAAAGAAAAGGAATTAATGAATATGGCGCTGTTTGATGAATTGACAGGACTGCCAAATCGCACCTTTTTCCAGCATCAGGTTGAAATTGCGATGAATACAACGAAACGGAAAGGGACAGTTGCAGCTATTCTCATGTTAGACAGTGACAACTTTAAAGTGATCAACGATAAATACGGACATGATGCAGGGGATAAAGTGATTAAAGAGGTTGCCAGACGGGTACAGAATTCGGTCCGTGACACGGATACGGTTTCGAGAATGGGTGGAGATGAATTCCAGGTCGTTCTTCCAGACCTTGAAGATAAAGAGGACGCAATAAGAGTCAGTGAACGTATTCGGAAAGAAATGAAGCAGCCTTTTGAGGTATCTGCCAGTGGAGATACGATTACTTCAACAGTGAGTATCGGAATTTCCTATTATCAGGGAGAGGGCAAATCGTATGAGAAACTCCTCAAGGAAGCAGATAACGCCCTTTACCAATCAAAGGAATCAGGCAGAAATCAATGGGCCGTTTATCATGCATAA